From Oscillospiraceae bacterium CM, a single genomic window includes:
- the rlmD gene encoding 23S rRNA (uracil(1939)-C(5))-methyltransferase RlmD, with protein sequence MIKNSIHTVVIEGYTSSGDGVAHIDGRVVFVKGALAGETCDIKVLKDSKNIVYAKVLKILSPSGARIDPACPNFGKCGGCDLLHMDYAEELRFKRRRVEDALQRIGGLTVPVTGIIGSDDVARYRNKAIYAVGKDEGRTVTGFYRERSHDIVPTDTCLIQAEVSDRAAAAVRRWMDRYSVPAYDEVRRCGAVRHVFCRYAFATKKALVTVISNDRDLPHPDVLIDEIRRLCPETAGIVLNVNKTRGNTVLAGEFTTLWGEDFIVDELCALRFKLSPRSFYQINRSQAEKLYAKALEYAALTGTETVLDLYCGTGTITLILATGAKKAFGAEIVEAAIDDARENAAFNNIQNAEFLCADAGDAARALQDRGIRPDVVVVDPPRKGLAPDVIETIAALSPARVVYVSCDPATLARDLKHFDGLGYKAVEATAFDMFPRCAHVETCVLLSHKNPQTSPPSL encoded by the coding sequence TAAAGGCGCACTGGCCGGTGAAACGTGTGACATCAAGGTTTTAAAGGACAGTAAGAATATTGTCTACGCAAAGGTTCTGAAAATCTTGTCGCCCTCAGGCGCGCGTATCGACCCCGCATGCCCGAATTTCGGCAAGTGCGGCGGGTGTGACCTTCTTCACATGGATTACGCGGAGGAGCTGCGTTTCAAGCGCCGCCGCGTTGAGGATGCGCTGCAGCGCATCGGCGGGCTTACCGTTCCCGTGACCGGCATCATCGGGTCGGACGACGTTGCGCGCTACCGCAACAAGGCCATCTATGCCGTCGGCAAGGACGAAGGCCGCACCGTTACCGGCTTTTACCGTGAGCGCAGCCATGACATCGTCCCGACGGATACCTGCCTCATTCAGGCCGAGGTCTCTGACCGCGCCGCCGCAGCCGTCCGCCGCTGGATGGACCGTTACAGCGTGCCCGCTTATGACGAGGTGCGGCGCTGTGGCGCTGTTCGCCATGTCTTTTGCCGGTATGCCTTCGCGACAAAAAAAGCGCTGGTCACCGTCATTTCAAATGACAGAGACCTGCCGCACCCCGATGTACTGATTGATGAAATCCGAAGGCTTTGCCCGGAGACAGCTGGTATCGTCTTAAACGTCAACAAGACGCGCGGCAACACCGTTTTGGCGGGCGAGTTTACAACGCTCTGGGGCGAAGACTTTATTGTGGACGAGCTGTGCGCGCTTCGCTTCAAGCTCTCGCCGCGCTCGTTTTATCAGATCAACCGTTCTCAGGCCGAAAAGCTGTATGCCAAGGCGCTCGAATACGCCGCGCTGACCGGCACGGAGACGGTTTTGGATCTCTACTGCGGCACCGGCACGATTACACTCATTCTCGCCACCGGGGCAAAAAAGGCTTTCGGTGCCGAGATCGTGGAGGCCGCCATTGATGACGCGCGCGAAAACGCCGCGTTCAACAACATTCAAAACGCCGAATTTCTCTGTGCGGACGCCGGTGACGCCGCGCGCGCGCTGCAGGACAGGGGCATCCGGCCTGACGTCGTCGTCGTCGACCCGCCGCGTAAGGGTTTGGCCCCCGATGTGATCGAGACGATTGCCGCCCTCTCCCCGGCTCGCGTCGTCTATGTCTCGTGCGACCCGGCTACGCTCGCCCGCGACCTCAAGCACTTCGACGGGCTCGGCTATAAAGCCGTTGAAGCCACCGCGTTTGACATGTTCCCAAGGTGTGCGCACGTTGAGACGTGCGTACTTTTGTCCCACAAAAACCCACAAACATCTCCACCGTCTTTATAA